The Rhodococcus sp. B50 DNA window TGCACGCACCCCGGTAGAACGATCACCAACCGCGTTCGGCGAGCCGGTGGGGCTGCGGGATCTCGTCGACGTTGATGCCGACCATTGCCTCGCCGAGACCACGCGAGACCTTCGCGAGCACGTCCGGATCGTCGTGGAAGGTGGTGGCCTTGACGATCGCGGCCGCGCGCTGGGCGGGGTTGCCCGACTTGAAGATCCCGGATCCGACGAACACGCCCTCGGCGCCGAGCTGCATCATCATCGCCGCGTCGGCGGGGGTGGCGATGCCACCGGCGGTGAAGAGCGTGACGGGCAATTTGCCCGCCCGCGCGACCTCCACGACGAGATCGTACGGCGCCTGGAGTTCCTTCGCGGCGACGTAGAGCTCGTCCTCGGGAAGCGAGGTCAGGCGCCGGATCTCCTGGCGGATCCGGCGCATGTGGGTCGTGGCGTTCGAGACATCGCCTGTACCGGCCTCGCCCTTCGAACGGATCATCGCCGCGCCCTCGTTGATACGGCGCAATGCTTCACCGAGATTCGTGGCACCGCACACGAACGGCACGGTGAACGCGAACTTGTCGATGTGGTTCTCGTAGTCGGCGGGGGTGAGCACCTCCGACTCGTCGATGTAGTCGACGCCGAGGGCCTGCAGGATCTGGGCCTCCACGAAGTGGCCGATGCGCGCCTTGGCCATGACGGGGATCGAGACGGCCTCGATGATGCCGTCGATCATGTCGGGATCGCTCATGCGCGACACGCCGCCCTGCGCGCGGATGTCGGCGGGAACGCGTTCGAGGGCCATGACCGCCACCGCGCCGGCGTCCTCGGCGATCTTCGCCTGATCGGCGGTCACCACGTCCATGATCACCCCGCCCTTGAGCATTTCGGCCATGCCGCGCTTGACGCGGGCGGTGCCGGTGACGGGGGCGGTGTCGGGGCTGGTCACGATGGGGGTTCCTCCTCGGTGGACGGATCGGCGAATGCCGCCGGCGCACGAGCGACGGACAGCGGTCCCCAGCCTAGGACCGCATCCAGGCCGTACCCATAGCCAGTTGAAAACAACTGGACTGCATACTGCCGGTCCACTCCCCCATCCGGAACACGGGACGTTCCGATCATGCCGATCCGAACCGTCCAGTTCCGCGGACTGGCCCGCACTCGCACGCGCCTGGCTCAGTGGATCGCGCGGATCTCCGGTTCGCGTCGCCGCGTCGCGACCTGCCGCGCCTCGTCGAGTAGCTCCGGCAGATCCTGTGGGTAGACCGCGTTCCCGGCTCGCACCAGCGCCTGCAGTTCCTCGTCGTCGAACCAGCGGTGTTCGAGGCGCATGCTGCGCTCGAGATCGGTGAAACCGTCGGCCGCGGGTTCGAACGACGGCACCCGCACCGCGAAGAACAGCTCCTCCGAATGCAGGACCTCACCGTTGAACGGGAAGACCGCCACGCGCCGCCACATCGGCCCGCACAGGCGGTCGCGATCGACGCGGAGGCCCGTCTCCTCCGCGATCTCCCGGAGCGCGGCCGTCGCCAGGTCCTCGCCACCCTCGACCGCGCCGCCGACCGTGAACCAGAAGTGCCGCTCGGGCTCCGCCGGGTCGTGTCCGCGCAGGAGCAGGACCCGACCGTCCTCGTCGAGCAGCACGACCCTGGCCGACGTGCGTGCCCGATCCGGAATCGGAGAGGTGCGGGCAGCAGGAACGGGAGTGGGAGCGACGGGAGGTGCGGCCGCGACCGCACCCGCGCGCTCGGCGATCTCGAAGTAGGTGGGCAGCGGAGCCGTGCCCCCGAGATGCAGCCAGCGGACCGGCCTACGGGCACGCAACGCCAAGGTGTCGCGCACCGCGTCGTTGTGGAAGCGGCGGGCGATGAGGACCCGTGCCTCCGCGTCCGCGAGTTCGGCTACGAGCTGGGGCCGCAACCGGCCGGTCTCCAGCCGTGCCAGGGCCGCCGACAACGCATTCTCGGCTTCCTCGCGCCGAGTGCGGTCGGCCCGCTCTGCGGTGTCTGCGAGCAGTGCGAGTGCGCGTCCCTCCGGCACCGGGATGGACGCCGCGATGCTCCGTACGACCACCGCGCGCCGGGCCAGGGAGGCGTCGAGTGCGTGCCAGGACAGATCCGAGCGCACGTGGAGGCGGTCGAGGCGGTTGGCGGTGGAATAGGCCCACACGCCGATCGCCACGACGACAGCGGCCACCAGCGACAGGACCAGGATCGTCACCGCGCTGACGGTCACGACCGGACCTCCCGAACCGGACCGGCCCCGACGGTGACGGTCTCGTAGACCCGCAGGATCTGCTCCGCGACCACCGGCCAGTCGTAGGCCTCGACCACCATGGATCCGAAGTCGACCAGTGCCTGCCGGCGGTCGTCGTCGTCGAGGACCTCGAGGATGCCGCGTGCGAGTGCGTCGGCGTCGCCGACCGGGACGAGGACACCGGCCTGCCCGTCGCGCAGCACCCGGCGGAAGGCGTCGAGCTGGGAGGCGACGACGGCCGTCCCCGCAGCCATTGCCTCGACGAGCACGATGCCGAAGCTCTCACCGCCGAGGTTCGGCGCGCAGTACACGTCGGCGCTGCGCATCGCGGACGCCTTGTCGTCGTCGTCGACCTGCCCGAGGAGGCGCAGGTGCCGGAAGTAGCGTCCGGCTTCCTTCCGCAAGCGGTCCTCGTCGCCCCGGCCGACCACGAGGATCTCGATGTCGGGGTGACGCGCGACGAGTGCGGGCAGCGCGCCGAGCAGAACATCCATGCCCTTGCGGGATTCGTCGTACCGGCCGAGGAACAGCACGGTGCGGCCCGCTCGCGGGTAGCCCGGCAGCAGCGGGGCGTGTCGGAAGAACGGCACGTCGACGCCGTTGGGGATCTCGACCGCGTCGGCACCGAGGGATGTGACCTGCCACCGCCTGGCCAGTTCGGACACCGCGATCCGGCCGCTGATCTTCTCGAGATAGGGCTGCAGGACACCCTGGAAAGTGCTGAGCACGAGCGATTTCGTCGTGGAGGTGTGGAAGGTCGCCACGATCGGTCCTTCCGCCACCTTGAGCGCGAGCATCGACAGGCTCGGCGCGTTCGGTTCGTGGATGTGGAGGACGTCGAAGTCGTTGTCGTTGATCCAGCGGCGGACCCGCGCGTAGGAGACCGGCCCGAAGCTCAGTCGCGCGACGGACCCGTTGTAGGGGATGGCGACGGCGCGGCCCGCGGAGACGACGAAGTCGGGCAGGGCCGTCGTCTCCGACGCGGGTGCCAGCACGCTCACCTCGTGCCCGCGGCCGATGAGGACCTCCGCGAGGTCCACGACATGTGCCTGTACTCCGCCGGGAACGTCGAAGGAGTACGGGCAGACCATCCCGATCCTCACCTACGCCTCCATCCGGGCCCGGCGGGCTTCCGACAGGTCGTCGAGCCACAACGGTTGCAGCATGTGCCAGTCCTCGGGGTGTGCGGTGATGTTCGCGGCGAACCGGTCGGCGAGAACCTGCGTGGCCGCGTCGATCCCGACGCTCGCGTCGATCTCCGGATCCACACGGAACCCCCAGCCGTCCTCGGTGAACCAGCAGTGCACCG harbors:
- the pdxS gene encoding pyridoxal 5'-phosphate synthase lyase subunit PdxS yields the protein MTSPDTAPVTGTARVKRGMAEMLKGGVIMDVVTADQAKIAEDAGAVAVMALERVPADIRAQGGVSRMSDPDMIDGIIEAVSIPVMAKARIGHFVEAQILQALGVDYIDESEVLTPADYENHIDKFAFTVPFVCGATNLGEALRRINEGAAMIRSKGEAGTGDVSNATTHMRRIRQEIRRLTSLPEDELYVAAKELQAPYDLVVEVARAGKLPVTLFTAGGIATPADAAMMMQLGAEGVFVGSGIFKSGNPAQRAAAIVKATTFHDDPDVLAKVSRGLGEAMVGINVDEIPQPHRLAERGW
- a CDS encoding NUDIX hydrolase, with translation MTVSAVTILVLSLVAAVVVAIGVWAYSTANRLDRLHVRSDLSWHALDASLARRAVVVRSIAASIPVPEGRALALLADTAERADRTRREEAENALSAALARLETGRLRPQLVAELADAEARVLIARRFHNDAVRDTLALRARRPVRWLHLGGTAPLPTYFEIAERAGAVAAAPPVAPTPVPAARTSPIPDRARTSARVVLLDEDGRVLLLRGHDPAEPERHFWFTVGGAVEGGEDLATAALREIAEETGLRVDRDRLCGPMWRRVAVFPFNGEVLHSEELFFAVRVPSFEPAADGFTDLERSMRLEHRWFDDEELQALVRAGNAVYPQDLPELLDEARQVATRRREPEIRAIH
- a CDS encoding glycosyltransferase family 4 protein; this encodes MRIGMVCPYSFDVPGGVQAHVVDLAEVLIGRGHEVSVLAPASETTALPDFVVSAGRAVAIPYNGSVARLSFGPVSYARVRRWINDNDFDVLHIHEPNAPSLSMLALKVAEGPIVATFHTSTTKSLVLSTFQGVLQPYLEKISGRIAVSELARRWQVTSLGADAVEIPNGVDVPFFRHAPLLPGYPRAGRTVLFLGRYDESRKGMDVLLGALPALVARHPDIEILVVGRGDEDRLRKEAGRYFRHLRLLGQVDDDDKASAMRSADVYCAPNLGGESFGIVLVEAMAAGTAVVASQLDAFRRVLRDGQAGVLVPVGDADALARGILEVLDDDDRRQALVDFGSMVVEAYDWPVVAEQILRVYETVTVGAGPVREVRS